From a region of the Bacteroidota bacterium genome:
- a CDS encoding glycosyltransferase gives MPTSQGKSSVLFITSWYTKKDNPSLGIYVKRHAIALSKFEKCTILHAYNSTENRTEEHTINPNLSEIIVYYKKSDFRLFDIVRYIKAYRKGLDVVKKSIGTPSLIQANITFPVGIIAYLFKITHKIPYVIQEHWSGYLQEDGSYKISNSILKFFHRLIIKNANSVATVSHALQKAMLDNNLKNRNYTRVPNVIDTKLFSPSYPAETRNKQIIHISSLNDIEKNITTLIETIAELKTERDDFTCIFCGTSSEENKFKELATKKNILNTVVFFKGFLKPEELVIEIRKSAFLLMYSNYETFSCVTLEAMACGIPVLSGDAGGVKELITEETGIVVPQNNNQALKKKINFMLDNYAKYDSSVLHEYVQTNFSEDVVGKQIQHWHKQSLK, from the coding sequence ATGCCCACAAGCCAAGGCAAATCAAGCGTTTTATTTATTACCAGCTGGTATACTAAAAAAGATAATCCGTCCCTAGGTATCTATGTAAAAAGACATGCAATTGCGTTATCGAAATTTGAAAAATGTACTATACTGCATGCATACAATTCTACTGAAAACAGAACTGAAGAACATACAATCAATCCAAATCTTTCGGAGATAATTGTTTATTATAAAAAATCCGACTTCCGTTTATTTGATATTGTGCGCTATATCAAAGCATATAGAAAAGGATTGGATGTGGTAAAGAAAAGCATTGGAACACCTTCTTTAATTCAAGCAAACATAACCTTTCCTGTTGGTATCATTGCATACCTATTTAAAATAACTCACAAAATTCCATATGTAATTCAAGAACATTGGTCAGGGTACTTACAAGAGGATGGCAGCTATAAGATATCGAATTCAATTCTAAAATTTTTTCATAGGCTAATTATAAAGAATGCAAATTCCGTTGCTACAGTATCGCATGCATTACAAAAAGCCATGCTTGACAATAATTTGAAAAACAGAAATTATACACGTGTGCCGAACGTTATTGACACAAAACTATTTTCCCCTTCCTATCCTGCAGAAACGAGAAACAAACAAATCATACATATTTCCTCACTAAACGACATAGAAAAAAATATAACAACACTAATTGAAACAATAGCCGAACTAAAAACCGAAAGAGACGATTTTACTTGTATATTCTGCGGAACAAGTTCTGAGGAAAATAAATTCAAAGAACTTGCTACTAAAAAAAACATATTGAATACCGTTGTTTTTTTTAAAGGATTTCTAAAGCCGGAGGAGCTTGTAATAGAAATTAGAAAATCAGCTTTTCTATTAATGTACAGTAACTATGAAACGTTTTCTTGTGTTACGCTCGAAGCTATGGCATGTGGAATACCTGTTCTATCAGGGGATGCAGGTGGCGTAAAAGAATTAATTACAGAGGAAACAGGAATAGTAGTGCCACAAAATAACAACCAAGCATTAAAGAAAAAAATTAATTTTATGCTCGATAATTATGCAAAATACGATTCAAGCGTGTTGCACGAGTATGTACAAACAAATTTTAGTGAAGATGTGGTGGGCAAACAAATACAACACTGGCATAAGCAAAGCCTGAAATAA